A window of the Acanthochromis polyacanthus isolate Apoly-LR-REF ecotype Palm Island chromosome 10, KAUST_Apoly_ChrSc, whole genome shotgun sequence genome harbors these coding sequences:
- the cdx1a gene encoding homeobox protein CDX-1a, with translation MYPNPQSVRHPAQALPLNSQYISPSYDFAGYHHHVSGVGDLSASAWSSVYGTREEYPYSFAGSSPSAPQIPFTAPELSGTPSAAGEGSFTPYSFIPGQDHFSSRRRPHDSTRQALSGGKTRTKDKYRVVYTDHQRMELEKEFQYNRYITMRRKSELSVALSLSERQVKIWFQNRRAKERKITKKRLQQSQQASTTTPTPPVLGGVADAHHTTSPRSDVLSDIKSEEY, from the exons ATGTACCCCAACCCTCAGTCGGTGAGACACCCGGCTCAGGCGCTGCCCCTGAACAGTCAGTACATCTCACCTTCGTATGACTTCGCCGGGTATCATCATCACGTCTCTGGAGTCGGTGACTTGTCAGCCAGCGCCTGGAGCTCCGTGTACGGCACCCGGGAGGAGTATCCGTACAGCTTCGCGGGTTCGAGCCCCAGCGCCCCCCAGATCCCCTTTACCGCTCCGGAACTGAGCGGGACCCCTTCTGCAGCTGGCGAGGGGTCCTTCACCCCGTACAGCTTCATCCCCGGGCAGGACCACTTCAGCTCCAGGAGGAGGCCCCATGACTCCACCAGACAGGCACTTTCAG gAGGGAAGACTCGCACTAAAGACAAGTACAGGGTTGTGTACACTGACCACCAACGGATGGAGCTGGAGAAGGAGTTTCAGTACAACCGCTACATCACCATGAGGAGGAAGTCGGAGCTGTCAGTGGCACTCAGCCTCTCTGAGAGACAG GTGAAGATCTGGTTTCAAAACCGCCGTGCCAAAGAGAGGAAGATCACCAAGAAGAGGCTGCAGCAATCCCAGCAGGCTTCCACAACTACTCCTACTCCACCAGTGCTGGGTGGAGTCGCCGACGCCCACCACACCACCAGCCCCAGGAGCGACGTTTTGTCAGATATAAAATCAGAGGAATACTAG